A window of the Planococcus citri chromosome 4, ihPlaCitr1.1, whole genome shotgun sequence genome harbors these coding sequences:
- the LOC135845907 gene encoding uncharacterized protein LOC135845907, producing the protein MSRVLAALVVLCVLTVNVLCADEKAAEATGDRPKTFRRLIPADVLRDFPGVCFASTRCATVEPGESWELAPFCGRSTCVKSDAEENGEYHLFELVEDCGPLPKANPKCKLSEKTNKTAPFPECCPSFECEPGVKLEYPDIPLVANSEASSNTTAKPTKA; encoded by the exons ATGTCTAGAGTACTAGCAGCACTAGTAGTTCTATGCGTCTTAACAGTTAATGTTCTCTGTGCCGATGAAAAGGCCGCCGAAGCGACTGGAGACAGACCGAAAACCTTCAGAAGGCTTATACCAGCTGATGTGTTGAGAG ATTTCCCCGGCGTCTGTTTCGCATCTACTAGATGCGCTACCGTAGAACCCGGCGAATCTTGGGAATTAGCTCCATTCTGCGGACGTTCCACCTGCGTTAAATCGGACGCCGAAGAAAACGGCGAATACCACTTATTCGAACTCGTCGAAGATTGCGGACCTTTACCGAAAGCTAACCCGAAATGCAAACTTTCTGAGAAAACCAACAAAACCGCTCCTTTCCCCGAATGCTGTCCATCCTTCGAATGTGAACCTGGTGTAAAACTCGAATACCCAGATATCCCACTCGTCGCCAACAGCGAAGCATCATCCAACACCACAGCCAAACCCACTAAAGCTTAA
- the LOC135845904 gene encoding methanethiol oxidase: MSQGPGFASPQDAIKFGEREKLLYTICICPEPSKNKRPDYFAVIDVDPQSPTYSQVIHRVHMPNIADELHHFGYNACSGCYGIPGAKRSRIVIPALNSDRIYFLNAEDPKKPYIEKTIEPEEIHKLGVTAMHTTHCAPTGDILISALGDKEGNGLGEFVVIDGQTLELKGTWTKGKKAKFGYDFWYQPFHDVLIASEWGAPKSFRKGLNIDDAANPDLYGQSLNVYSWSKHTLEQVIDLGKEGGVPLEIRFLHNPKADQGFVGCALQGKIFRFFRKPDGTWDAEKAIDVPVKTVEGWFTPEFPGLITDILISMDDKYLYFSNWLHGDIRQYDITDPKSPKLVGQIFLGGKLQKDSNLKLLEDPENHGLHDPVYVKGRRLHAAPQMFQLSLDGKRMYVTTSLFSPWDEAIYPESLVQGATMVKIDVNTETGGLTLDPDFLIDFGKEPDGPALAHEIRYPGGDCTSDIFMADQGIQADQCCCRK; the protein is encoded by the exons ATGTCTCAAG GTCCCGGGTTCGCTTCACCTCAAGATGCAATCAAATTCGGCGAGAGGGAAAAGCTCCTGTATACGATATGCATCTGTCCAGAACCTTCGAAGAATAAAAGACCCGATTATTTTGCTGTGATTGACGTCGATCCTCAGAGTCCAACTTATAGCcag GTAATCCATCGAGTCCACATGCCAAATATCGCCGATGAACTTCACCATTTTGGATACAATGCATGCAGCGGGTGTTATGGGATACCTGGAGCTAAACGAAGTCGTATTGTAATACCAGCCTTGAACAGTGATCGAATTTACTTCCTTAATGCCGAAGACCCAAAGAAGCCTTATATTGAAAAG ACAATAGAACCGGAAGAAATCCATAAACTTGGAGTGACCGCAATGCACACCACACATTGTGCACCCACAGGTGACATACTCATTTCGGCATTGGGCGATAAAGAAGGTAACGGTTTAGGCGAGTTTGTGGTTATCGATGGTCAAACATTGGAATTAAAAG GCACTTGGACTAAGGGTAAAAAAGCCAAATTCGGGTACGATTTTTGGTACCAACCTTTCCACGATGTTCTCATAGCTTCGGAATGGGGCGCTCCGAAATCTTTCAGGAAAGGATTGAATATCGACGACGCAGCCAATCCAG ATCTCTATGGTCAATCTCTCAACGTGTATTCTTGGTCAAAGCACACACTTGAACAAGTCATCGATTTAGGTAAAGAAGGAGGAGTCCCATTGGAAATAAGGTTCCTTCACAATCCCAAAGCAGACCAAGGTTTTGTTGGTTGCGCTCTTCAGGGTAAAATATTCAG ATTCTTCCGCAAACCAGACGGAACCTGGGATGCCGAAAAAGCCATAGATGTTCCTGTAAAAACTGTCGAAGGATGGTTCACTCCAGAATTTCCAG GTTTAATTACTGATATACTTATTTCGATGGATGACAAATACTTGTACTTTTCCAACTGGTTACACGGAGATATCCGACAATACGATATAACTGATCCAAAATCACCCAAACTAGTCGGCCAGATATTTTTAGGAGGTAAATTACAAAAAGATTCCAATCTCAAGTTACTCGAAGATCCAGAAAATCAC GGTTTACATGATCCGGTTTATGTGAAAGGTCGAAGATTACATGCAGCACCTCAAATGTTCCAGTTGAGTTTGGATGGTAAAAGAATGTATGTGACCACATCATTGTTCAGTCCATGGGATGAGGCGATTTATCCGGAGTCATTAGT ACAAGGCGCCACCATGGTTAAAATAGACGTCAACACTGAAACTGGAGGATTGACGTTAGATCCAGACTTCCTAATTGATTTCGGTAAAGAACCCGATGGTCCTGCATTGGCTCATGAAATTAG ATATCCTGGGGGAGACTGCACTTCTGACATATTTATGGCCGATCAGGGTATTCAGGCTGACCAATGTTGCTGCcggaaatga